One Nicotiana sylvestris chromosome 12, ASM39365v2, whole genome shotgun sequence genomic window carries:
- the LOC104216628 gene encoding glycerol-3-phosphate acyltransferase RAM2-like: MGITRFPTVEKCTSEGREKHTVVADLDGTLLRNRNSFPYLALVAFDVYGVLRLLFLLLVLPLAGILYYLVSESAGIQVIIFTTFVGMKVSDIESAARAVLPKFYSEDLHPESWRVFSACRKRCVLTATPRIMVEAFLKDYIGVDIVLGTEIETYKGRATGFVKSPGVLIGKKKADILLTAFGETQPEIGLGDRDTDIPFMTLCKERYYVPPNPKVKAVTIDKLPKPIIFHDGRLVQKPTPLMALFIILWIPFGFLLSCLRIMSAAFLPTPLHYYAFRALGVRLTVKGNPPPPKKSKDQSGVLFVCCHRTLLDAVFLSTVLGRPIPTVTYSLSRFSEIIAPLKTIRLTRDRATDAFVMKKILEEGDLLICPEGTTSREPFLLRFSSLFAELTDELVPVAMVNKMSMFHGTTARGWKWMDSFFFLMNPRPSYEITFLDKLPYGFTCKSGKSSHEVANYIQKVIAETLSYKCTTLTRKDKYIALAGNDGTVMKKP; the protein is encoded by the coding sequence ATGGGGATAACAAGATTTCCCACAGTTGAGAAGTGCACATCAGAAGGAAGAGAAaaacatacagtagtagcagACTTGGATGGAACTTTACTACGAAATCGTAACTCTTTCCCTTATTTAGCCCTGGTTGCTTTTGATGTTTATGGGGTTTTAAGGTTACTCTTTCTTCTCTTAGTCTTACCTCTTGCCGGAATTCTTTACtatttagtctccgagtcagctGGAATCCAAGTTATAATCTTTACAACTTTTGTGGGGATGAAAGTTTCTGACATAGAGTCGGCAGCACGTGCTGTGCTGCCAAAGTTCTATTCCGAGGACCTTCATCCTGAGTCTTGGAGAGTTTTTTCGGCGTGTAGAAAACGTTGCGTTTTGACAGCCACCCCTAGGATTATGGTGGAAGCATTTTTAAAGGACTATATAGGCGTGGACATAGTTTTAGGGACAGAGATTGAAACATATAAAGGTAGGGCAACTGGTTTTGTTAAGTCACCAGGGGTTCTTATTGGGAAGAAAAAGGCTGATATTCTCCTAACGGCGTTCGGAGAAACTCAACCTGAGATTGGATTGGGTGATCGTGATACTGATATTCCTTTTATGACATTATGTAAGGAAAGATACTATGTGCCACCAAATCCAAAAGTAAAAGCTGTAACTATAGACAAACTTCCTAAACCTATTATTTTCCACGACGGCCGTCTTGTCCAAAAACCAACACCACTAATGGCTCTTTTTATCATTCTTTGGATCCCTTTCGGTTTCCTTCTTTCTTGCCTGCGAATAATGAGTGCTGCATTCCTCCCCACCCCTCTTCACTACTACGCATTTCGGGCCCTTGGTGTCCGTCTCACCGTTAAGGGTAACCCACCACCCCCTAAGAAATCCAAAGACCAATCTGGTGTTCTATTCGTTTGCTGTCATAGGACACTTCTTGATGCTGTTTTCCTCTCCACGGTGTTGGGCCGCCCTATTCCAACTGTTACATACTCTCTTTCACGATTTTCTGAGATTATTGCACCCCTTAAAACAATTAGACTCACTCGAGATAGAGCCACTGATGCTTTCGTGATGAAGAAAATATTAGAAGAAGGTGATCTCTTAATTTGCCCAGAGGGGACTACAAGTCGTGAACCATTTCTTCTTAGGTTTTCGTCATTATTTGCTGAGTTAACTGATGAGCTCGTTCCGGTGGCAATGGTGAATAAGATGAGTATGTTTCATGGCACAACAGCTAGAGGATGGAAATGGATGGACTCATTTTTCTTTCTCATGAATCCACGTCCCAGTTATGAAATTACATTTTTGGACAAGTTGCCGTATGGGTTCACTTGCAAGTCTGGGAAATCAAGCCATGAAGTGGCTAACTACATACAAAAAGTTATTGCTGAAACTCTTTCTTACAAATGCACTACTTTAACTAGGAAGGATAAGTATATTGCTCTTGCTGGAAATGATGGCACTGTAATGAAGAAGCCTTGA